One region of Qipengyuania sp. SS22 genomic DNA includes:
- the recG gene encoding ATP-dependent DNA helicase RecG — MRPDILNPLFAESETLDGVGPKLKKPLDKLGLTRVRDLDYHLPERFVTRRAVENVDEAGEGEQIVVKLTVTEHRGGRSPRAPYRVLAQDAVGNVLALTYFGRASYTAKKQLPEGETRWVAGKLERFGDMLQIVHPDHVVEEGGETLQRLCEPVYRLSEGLTQPKLAGLVDQALARSPELPEWIEPSQVDKEGWPSWRDALVLAHKGENATARDRLAYDELLANSLALMLVRADNRKRKGQQLQGDGSYRGKLDLPFPLTGAQKRSVAEIEGDLAQEAPMLRLLQGDVGAGKTVVALEAMLIAVEAGAQAALLAPTEILARQHFESLRRMAEPTGARVALLTGRDKGRAREATLMGLLDGSIDLVVGTHAIFQDKVAYRNLAMVVIDEQHRFGVGQRLMLASKGKRAPHVLAMTATPIPRTLTLAQYGELDVSQLDELPPGRQAIDTVVMGQDKLPALVERLAAQVADGRQAYWVCPMVREMDGPEDIAAAEARYAMLKERFGDDVVMVHGQLASEIKDAAMERFARGDAKLLVATTVIEVGVDVPNATLMVIEQAERFGLAQLHQLRGRVGRGSAKSFCVLLHGETLSETAQERLKLMRQTQDGFLLAEEDLRLRGGGELLGTRQSGDSAFSVATLEQITALLPKAHDDARLLIERDGGLEGKRGEAARVLLYLFERDFGVKTLRGG, encoded by the coding sequence ATGCGCCCCGATATCCTCAATCCGCTGTTCGCCGAAAGCGAGACGCTCGACGGCGTGGGGCCCAAGCTCAAGAAGCCGCTCGACAAGCTTGGCCTGACGCGGGTGCGCGACCTCGATTACCACCTTCCCGAACGGTTCGTGACGCGCCGCGCGGTCGAAAATGTGGACGAGGCGGGCGAGGGCGAGCAGATCGTCGTCAAGCTGACCGTGACCGAACATCGCGGGGGCCGGTCCCCGCGCGCGCCCTATCGCGTGCTGGCGCAGGATGCGGTCGGCAATGTGCTCGCGCTGACCTATTTCGGGCGTGCCTCCTATACCGCGAAGAAACAGCTTCCCGAGGGCGAGACCCGCTGGGTGGCGGGCAAGCTCGAACGCTTTGGCGACATGCTCCAGATCGTCCACCCCGACCATGTGGTCGAAGAGGGCGGCGAGACGCTCCAGCGATTGTGCGAACCGGTCTATCGTCTGTCGGAAGGGCTGACGCAGCCAAAGCTAGCGGGGCTGGTCGATCAGGCGCTCGCGCGATCACCCGAACTGCCCGAATGGATCGAGCCGTCGCAGGTGGACAAGGAAGGCTGGCCGAGCTGGCGCGATGCGCTGGTGCTGGCGCACAAGGGCGAGAATGCGACGGCGCGAGACCGGCTGGCCTATGACGAATTGCTCGCCAACAGCCTCGCGCTGATGCTGGTCCGCGCGGACAATCGCAAGCGCAAGGGCCAGCAATTGCAGGGCGACGGCAGCTATCGCGGCAAGCTCGACCTGCCATTCCCGCTGACCGGCGCGCAGAAACGCTCGGTCGCCGAGATCGAAGGCGATCTGGCGCAGGAAGCGCCGATGCTGCGGCTGCTGCAGGGCGATGTCGGCGCGGGCAAGACCGTCGTCGCGCTCGAAGCGATGCTGATTGCGGTCGAGGCGGGGGCGCAGGCGGCGCTTCTCGCGCCGACCGAGATCCTCGCCCGCCAGCATTTCGAAAGCCTGCGCCGCATGGCCGAACCCACCGGCGCGCGGGTGGCGCTGCTGACGGGTCGCGACAAGGGCCGCGCGCGCGAAGCGACGCTGATGGGGCTGCTCGATGGCAGTATCGACCTGGTGGTCGGCACCCATGCGATTTTCCAGGACAAGGTCGCCTATCGCAATCTGGCGATGGTGGTGATCGACGAGCAACACCGCTTCGGGGTCGGTCAGCGGTTGATGCTGGCGAGCAAGGGCAAGCGCGCGCCGCATGTGCTCGCCATGACCGCGACCCCGATCCCCCGCACGCTGACGCTGGCGCAATATGGCGAGCTCGACGTGAGCCAGCTCGATGAATTGCCGCCCGGGCGGCAGGCGATCGACACGGTGGTGATGGGGCAGGACAAACTGCCCGCGCTGGTCGAGCGGCTCGCTGCGCAGGTCGCCGATGGGCGACAGGCCTATTGGGTCTGCCCGATGGTCCGCGAAATGGATGGGCCCGAGGACATCGCCGCCGCCGAAGCGCGCTATGCGATGCTCAAAGAACGGTTTGGCGACGATGTCGTGATGGTCCACGGCCAGCTTGCCTCGGAAATCAAGGACGCCGCGATGGAACGCTTTGCGCGCGGCGATGCCAAGCTGCTTGTCGCGACCACGGTGATCGAGGTCGGGGTCGATGTCCCCAATGCCACACTGATGGTGATCGAACAGGCCGAGCGGTTCGGTCTCGCCCAATTGCACCAGCTGCGCGGGCGCGTGGGCCGCGGCAGCGCGAAGTCCTTTTGCGTGCTGCTGCATGGCGAAACGCTGTCCGAGACCGCGCAGGAGCGGCTCAAGCTGATGCGTCAGACGCAGGATGGCTTCCTTCTGGCCGAGGAGGATCTGCGTCTTCGCGGTGGCGGCGAACTGCTGGGCACGCGGCAATCGGGCGACAGTGCGTTCAGCGTGGCGACGCTGGAACAGATCACCGCCTTGCTGCCCAAGGCGCATGACGACGCGCGGCTGTTGATCGAGCGAGACGGTGGTCTTGAAGGCAAGCGCGGCGAAGCGGCGCGCGTGCTGCTCTATCTGTTCGAGCGCGATTTCGGAGTGAAGACGCTGCGCGGCGGCTAG
- the mfd gene encoding transcription-repair coupling factor, producing MPDLSHILNAREPLTLAQVARGAQPLVMADLARASTGRAVFIAPDDAAMRGIVEAAAFFAPELDVIEFPAWDSLPYDRASPALSISARRLAALHRLQTGKAKAQLIVTTANAVLQRVLTPFRIRESVREFKVGTEIGRDSLAALLQRQGYSRADTVIDKGEYAVRGSIVDIFPSGMEEALRLDFFGDELESLRTFDPNTQMSTGRLQSHLLLPASEALLDDDSIKRFRSRYREMFGANATQDPLYEAISEGRRLAGMEHWLPLFEDKLATLFDHLANDDLVVIDQAALAAADERVKDIGDYYDQRTAITGQAKGNYRPLKPDALYLTAAEYKAGLAAAPAHRATPFDEPESDKVVNFGFRSGRDFAPERARGDNVYPLLADHLKALAKAGKRPLLAAYSKGSRARIASILDEAGTAVQMADTWQEALGLSAAKGSGVPKPTAMILPIEASFANDELELLTEQDILGDRLVRRKKKRKDADAFLAELQALSVGDLIVHTEHGIGKYLGLEPIPVGKSKHDCVQLEYKGGDKLFIPVENIDVLSRYGSSEEAVQLDRLGGEAWQKRRARLKERILEIAGELMQVAAQRALKKAPVLEVEDGPYNQFLDRFPWEETDDQERAIEDVLGDLESGRPMDRLVCGDVGFGKTEVALRAAFVAAMNGQQVAVVAPTTLLARQHFENFASRFNGFPLKVGRLSRLVPAREVKETRAGLADGQVDIVVGTHAILSKQTSFKNLGLVIVDEEQRFGVTHKEKLKQLRADVHMLTLTATPIPRTLQMAMTGLRELSTIQTPPVDRLAVRTYVMEWDDMVMREALLREHHRGGQSFIVVPRISDMEAISDWLHEHVPEVKFVAAHGQMGAGEIEERMSAFYEGKYEVLLATTIVESGLDLPSANTIIIHRADIFGLAQLYQLRGRVGRSKLRAYAYLTYATDTQLSEVAEKRLKVLGDLDSLGAGFQLASHDLDIRGAGNLLGDEQSGHIREVGFELYQSMLEDAILAAKAGELGLEAKPERVSPQITVDAPIMIPEDYVPDLAVRMALYRRLNDAQDKPEIDALAAEMIDRFGDLPAATANLVKLIEIKHQAIEANIAKIDVGAQGTLVTFHQDDFPDPVGLLAYVDRLKGIAKLRPDMKLVISRAWGSPESRLNGLIQLTKGLSGIVRKSRKRENVAA from the coding sequence ATGCCCGATCTTTCCCATATCCTGAACGCCCGCGAACCGCTTACGCTGGCGCAGGTGGCACGGGGCGCGCAGCCGCTCGTCATGGCCGATCTGGCCCGCGCCAGCACCGGCCGCGCGGTGTTCATCGCGCCCGACGATGCGGCGATGCGCGGGATCGTCGAGGCAGCGGCTTTCTTCGCCCCCGAACTCGACGTGATCGAGTTCCCGGCATGGGATTCGCTCCCTTACGACCGCGCCAGCCCGGCGCTATCGATCAGCGCGCGCCGGCTGGCCGCCCTTCACCGGTTGCAAACGGGCAAGGCCAAGGCGCAGCTGATCGTCACCACCGCCAATGCCGTCCTCCAGCGCGTGCTCACCCCGTTCCGCATTCGCGAAAGCGTGCGCGAGTTCAAGGTGGGGACCGAGATCGGCCGCGACAGCCTCGCCGCGTTGCTCCAGCGGCAGGGCTACAGCCGCGCGGACACGGTGATCGACAAGGGCGAATATGCCGTGCGCGGTTCGATCGTCGACATTTTCCCGAGTGGCATGGAAGAGGCGTTGCGGCTCGACTTCTTCGGCGACGAGCTGGAGAGCCTGCGGACCTTCGATCCCAATACGCAAATGAGCACGGGGCGGCTGCAATCGCACCTGCTGCTGCCGGCCAGCGAAGCGCTGCTCGACGACGACAGCATCAAGCGCTTCCGCAGCCGTTACCGCGAGATGTTCGGCGCCAACGCCACGCAGGACCCTCTCTACGAGGCCATCAGCGAGGGTCGCCGCCTGGCGGGGATGGAACACTGGTTGCCCTTGTTCGAGGACAAGCTGGCCACGCTGTTCGACCACCTTGCCAACGACGACCTCGTCGTGATCGACCAAGCGGCGCTGGCAGCCGCGGACGAGCGCGTGAAGGATATTGGCGACTATTACGACCAGCGCACCGCCATTACCGGGCAGGCCAAGGGCAATTACCGGCCGTTGAAGCCCGATGCGCTCTATCTCACCGCCGCCGAATACAAGGCCGGCCTTGCCGCGGCCCCCGCCCACCGCGCGACGCCCTTCGATGAACCCGAAAGCGACAAGGTGGTGAATTTCGGCTTCCGTTCAGGCCGCGATTTCGCGCCCGAACGTGCGCGCGGAGACAATGTCTATCCCCTGCTGGCCGACCATCTCAAAGCGCTGGCGAAAGCGGGCAAGCGTCCGCTGCTCGCCGCCTATTCGAAAGGCAGCCGCGCGCGCATCGCCTCGATCCTCGACGAGGCTGGCACGGCGGTGCAGATGGCCGACACCTGGCAGGAAGCGCTGGGCCTGTCGGCGGCGAAGGGATCGGGCGTACCCAAGCCGACGGCGATGATCCTGCCGATCGAGGCGAGCTTCGCAAATGACGAGCTCGAACTGCTGACCGAGCAGGACATCCTTGGCGACCGGCTTGTGCGGCGCAAGAAGAAGCGCAAGGATGCCGACGCCTTCCTCGCCGAATTGCAGGCGCTCAGCGTTGGCGACCTGATCGTCCATACCGAGCACGGCATCGGCAAATATCTTGGCCTCGAACCGATCCCGGTGGGCAAGTCCAAGCACGATTGCGTCCAGCTCGAATACAAGGGCGGCGACAAGCTGTTCATCCCCGTCGAGAATATCGACGTGCTCAGCCGCTATGGCTCGTCCGAAGAGGCGGTTCAGCTCGACCGGCTCGGCGGCGAAGCTTGGCAGAAGCGTCGCGCACGGCTGAAGGAGCGGATCCTCGAGATCGCCGGCGAGCTGATGCAGGTCGCCGCCCAACGCGCGCTCAAGAAAGCACCCGTGCTGGAGGTGGAGGACGGCCCCTACAACCAGTTCCTCGACCGTTTCCCGTGGGAAGAAACCGACGACCAGGAACGCGCGATCGAGGATGTTCTTGGCGACCTCGAAAGCGGCAGACCGATGGACCGTCTGGTCTGCGGCGATGTCGGGTTCGGCAAGACCGAGGTCGCGCTGCGCGCCGCCTTCGTCGCGGCAATGAACGGCCAGCAGGTCGCGGTTGTCGCGCCGACCACTCTGCTCGCGCGCCAGCATTTCGAGAATTTCGCGTCCCGCTTCAACGGCTTCCCGCTCAAGGTCGGCCGCCTGTCGCGACTCGTCCCGGCGCGCGAGGTAAAGGAAACCCGCGCGGGGCTGGCCGATGGCCAGGTCGATATCGTCGTCGGCACACATGCCATCCTGTCGAAGCAGACCAGCTTCAAGAACCTCGGACTGGTCATCGTCGACGAGGAACAGCGTTTCGGCGTCACGCATAAGGAAAAGCTCAAGCAATTGCGCGCCGACGTGCATATGCTCACGCTCACCGCCACGCCGATCCCGCGCACGCTGCAAATGGCGATGACCGGCCTGCGCGAACTGTCGACCATCCAGACCCCGCCGGTCGACCGCCTCGCGGTGCGTACCTATGTGATGGAATGGGACGACATGGTGATGCGCGAAGCCCTGCTGCGCGAACACCATCGCGGCGGGCAGAGCTTCATCGTTGTCCCGCGGATTTCCGACATGGAAGCGATTTCCGACTGGCTCCACGAACACGTCCCCGAGGTCAAATTCGTTGCCGCGCATGGCCAGATGGGCGCGGGCGAGATCGAGGAACGGATGAGCGCCTTCTACGAAGGCAAATACGAAGTGCTGCTGGCGACCACCATCGTCGAAAGCGGGCTCGACCTGCCCAGCGCGAACACGATCATCATCCACCGCGCGGATATTTTCGGCCTAGCCCAGCTCTACCAGCTGCGCGGACGCGTGGGCCGTTCGAAGCTGCGCGCCTATGCCTATCTGACCTATGCCACCGACACGCAATTGTCCGAGGTGGCTGAAAAGCGCCTCAAGGTCCTCGGCGATCTCGACAGTCTTGGCGCAGGCTTCCAGCTTGCCAGCCACGATCTCGACATTCGCGGCGCGGGCAATCTGCTCGGCGACGAACAGTCGGGACACATCCGCGAAGTCGGCTTCGAACTGTACCAATCGATGCTGGAGGATGCGATCCTTGCGGCCAAGGCGGGCGAGCTGGGACTGGAAGCCAAGCCCGAACGCGTCAGCCCGCAGATCACCGTCGATGCGCCGATCATGATCCCCGAGGATTACGTCCCCGACCTCGCGGTGCGCATGGCGCTTTATCGCCGCCTCAACGATGCGCAGGACAAGCCCGAAATAGATGCGCTGGCCGCCGAGATGATCGACCGCTTCGGCGATCTTCCCGCCGCCACCGCCAATCTCGTCAAGCTGATCGAGATCAAGCACCAGGCGATCGAGGCCAATATCGCCAAGATCGACGTCGGTGCGCAGGGCACGCTGGTGACCTTCCACCAGGACGATTTCCCCGATCCGGTGGGGCTGCTCGCCTATGTCGACCGGCTGAAGGGCATCGCCAAGCTGCGCCCCGATATGAAGCTGGTCATCAGCCGCGCATGGGGGTCGCCCGAAAGCCGCCTCAACGGGCTGATCCAGCTGACCAAGGGACTGTCGGGTATCGTCAGGAAATCGCGCAAGCGCGAGAACGTGGCGGCCTAG
- a CDS encoding low molecular weight protein-tyrosine-phosphatase has product MATPRILFVCLGNICRSPLAEAAFRQAAREAGLEVEVDSAGTADYHVGEPPDPRSIAEAQRRGIDITGYRGRQLHAQDFHAFDHILGMDRSNIANIARVDPGDGKATVAMLLDIVPGQEGREVGDPWYGEADGFSATWNEVDAGARALLAVLLDQSS; this is encoded by the coding sequence ATGGCAACACCGCGCATCCTGTTCGTCTGCCTCGGCAATATCTGCCGTTCCCCCCTCGCCGAAGCCGCCTTTCGGCAGGCGGCGCGCGAGGCCGGGCTCGAAGTCGAAGTCGATAGCGCCGGGACCGCCGATTACCACGTCGGCGAGCCGCCCGATCCGCGCAGCATTGCCGAGGCGCAGCGGCGCGGCATCGACATCACCGGCTATCGCGGACGACAGCTGCACGCGCAGGACTTCCACGCGTTCGACCATATCCTCGGCATGGATCGGTCGAACATAGCCAATATCGCGCGTGTCGATCCGGGCGACGGCAAGGCCACGGTCGCGATGCTGCTGGATATCGTGCCCGGCCAGGAGGGCCGTGAGGTGGGCGATCCGTGGTATGGCGAAGCCGACGGTTTCAGCGCGACCTGGAACGAGGTGGATGCCGGTGCCCGCGCGCTGCTTGCGGTGCTGCTCGATCAATCATCCTGA
- a CDS encoding sensor domain-containing diguanylate cyclase, producing MWVVKQIATRSRGSDWRGYFLIACVIILALLLAGTSWSAWQSSIERAAAEARQDYTLEVLLETDQLRTAALQQIRGGRGYLLTGKRIFLHPHTEGKRDAATAYDRLSGLLADDTTQAPRIRALKTDLAHLDTVVGSMIASAADGRQADALRTMRSGSDRDAIEAIMRTLDDIQGTERAALATRTAIAQSRAIANERYQYMLAGIGLLLLWLSILATVYVRKALAREHAVRRELEQFALTDPLTGLPNRRAFMKALTRSMARAELDRDRKLSLAIFDIDHFKRVNDLFGHPAGDAVIKEVGARAAKALRQRDLVGRIGGEEFAVLLPRADLETARIACERLREAIAGAPIVHGDAIIPVTASVGIAEFRPGEDSDNLMICADAALYEAKTGGRNQVRLAA from the coding sequence ATGTGGGTGGTGAAACAAATCGCCACGCGGTCGCGTGGCTCGGACTGGCGTGGCTATTTCCTGATCGCCTGCGTCATCATCCTCGCGCTGCTGCTTGCCGGCACCAGCTGGAGCGCATGGCAATCCTCGATTGAACGCGCCGCGGCCGAGGCCCGGCAGGATTACACGCTCGAAGTCCTGCTCGAAACCGATCAATTGCGCACTGCGGCGTTACAGCAGATCCGCGGTGGGCGCGGGTATCTGCTCACGGGCAAACGCATCTTCCTGCACCCCCATACCGAGGGCAAACGCGATGCCGCGACTGCCTATGACCGGCTGTCGGGACTGCTGGCGGACGACACCACCCAGGCGCCCCGCATCAGGGCGCTGAAGACCGATCTCGCCCATCTCGACACCGTCGTCGGATCGATGATCGCCAGCGCCGCCGACGGACGCCAGGCCGATGCGCTACGGACCATGCGCAGCGGCAGCGATCGCGATGCGATCGAAGCGATCATGCGCACACTCGACGATATTCAGGGGACCGAGCGCGCCGCACTCGCCACGCGCACTGCGATTGCGCAAAGTCGAGCGATCGCCAACGAGCGCTATCAATATATGCTCGCGGGTATCGGCCTGCTGCTGCTGTGGCTGTCGATCCTGGCGACCGTCTATGTCCGCAAGGCGCTGGCACGCGAACATGCTGTGCGGCGCGAACTTGAACAATTCGCGCTGACCGATCCGCTGACCGGGCTGCCCAACCGGCGCGCCTTCATGAAAGCGCTGACCCGATCGATGGCCCGGGCCGAATTGGACCGAGACCGCAAGCTCAGCCTCGCCATTTTCGACATCGACCATTTCAAGCGCGTCAACGATTTGTTCGGTCACCCGGCAGGCGATGCGGTGATCAAGGAAGTCGGTGCGCGCGCTGCCAAGGCGCTGCGCCAGCGTGATCTGGTGGGGCGGATCGGCGGCGAGGAATTCGCCGTTCTGCTCCCCCGCGCCGATCTCGAAACCGCAAGGATCGCCTGCGAACGCCTGCGCGAGGCAATTGCCGGGGCACCCATCGTCCATGGCGATGCGATCATCCCCGTCACCGCCAGCGTCGGCATTGCCGAATTCCGCCCGGGCGAGGATAGCGACAATCTGATGATCTGCGCCGACGCCGCGCTTTATGAAGCGAAGACCGGCGGGCGCAACCAGGTCCGGCTCGCCGCCTGA
- a CDS encoding succinate dehydrogenase assembly factor 2, translated as MVQALTFEGRKQRAKFRAWHRGTREADYMIGGFFDRYQGSWGEEELAWFEALLEQDDVDVMAWALKTQPTPPPFEGPLMTAMQELDYVDIPR; from the coding sequence ATGGTCCAAGCCCTGACATTTGAAGGCCGCAAGCAACGCGCCAAGTTCCGCGCCTGGCATCGCGGCACGCGCGAAGCCGATTACATGATCGGCGGCTTCTTCGACCGCTATCAGGGCAGTTGGGGTGAGGAAGAACTGGCCTGGTTCGAGGCGCTGCTCGAACAGGACGATGTCGATGTCATGGCATGGGCGCTCAAGACGCAGCCCACCCCGCCGCCCTTCGAGGGCCCGTTGATGACGGCGATGCAGGAACTCGACTACGTCGACATTCCGCGTTGA
- a CDS encoding bifunctional diguanylate cyclase/phosphodiesterase → MASIPKDKIDDTRDALTGLADQSQARETIERWLDEWPRDTIACPMHAMMITLGRIDTVNVAFGESAGDGALVEVAQRINHFAGDELESSSAWTASRLGGGNFLLVARQECSRERWQWLAEALADAIAMPIVNPAGGASLRLWPRIALMRVTQNDDPDSVLDRLSEVAARMRDSARRRIDWSTGDVARSGRSNQQLEADLLAAIDRNEIEILFQPQYALDDDRLIGAEALARWDHPVIGRIGGGTLFQVAERADHVAHLSRHIVMRALEKALHWPEHLRLSLNITPADLAAENFAIDFAQMAEKTGFPLERITLEIVEQVLLADLDRVSRVLDQLKLFGICIALDDFGAGFCNFRYLKVLPIDCIKLDRSMLDGVLDDERDRAVIRAIMAMAEALDLQVLVEGVETEEQRELVRKEGCKYYQGFLRAKPMSASAFLSLT, encoded by the coding sequence ATCGACGACACGCGCGATGCTCTCACCGGACTGGCGGACCAGTCCCAGGCGCGCGAGACGATCGAGCGCTGGCTGGACGAATGGCCCCGCGACACGATCGCCTGCCCGATGCATGCGATGATGATCACACTCGGGCGGATCGACACGGTGAATGTCGCCTTCGGGGAATCGGCGGGCGACGGAGCGCTGGTCGAAGTGGCGCAGCGCATCAATCATTTCGCGGGCGACGAACTCGAAAGCAGCAGCGCCTGGACCGCCTCGCGTCTTGGCGGCGGCAATTTTCTCCTGGTCGCGCGGCAGGAATGCAGCCGTGAGCGCTGGCAGTGGCTGGCCGAGGCATTGGCCGATGCGATCGCCATGCCGATCGTCAATCCCGCGGGTGGGGCGAGCCTGCGGTTGTGGCCGCGTATAGCGCTGATGCGCGTAACCCAGAACGACGATCCCGACAGTGTGCTCGATCGTTTGTCGGAAGTCGCAGCCCGCATGCGCGACAGCGCGCGGCGGCGGATCGACTGGTCGACGGGCGATGTCGCCCGCTCGGGCCGCTCGAACCAGCAGCTCGAAGCGGATTTGCTCGCAGCCATCGACCGCAATGAGATCGAGATTCTCTTCCAGCCGCAATATGCATTGGACGACGACCGCCTGATCGGGGCCGAGGCGTTGGCGCGCTGGGATCATCCGGTGATCGGCCGCATCGGTGGCGGGACGCTGTTCCAGGTTGCCGAGCGGGCCGACCACGTGGCGCATCTGTCACGCCATATCGTCATGCGCGCGCTGGAAAAGGCATTGCATTGGCCAGAGCACCTGCGCCTCTCGCTCAACATCACTCCGGCCGATCTGGCGGCCGAGAATTTCGCCATCGATTTCGCGCAAATGGCCGAAAAGACGGGTTTCCCGCTCGAACGGATCACGCTGGAAATCGTCGAACAGGTACTGCTCGCCGATCTCGACCGTGTCAGCCGCGTGCTCGACCAGCTGAAGCTGTTCGGCATCTGCATCGCGCTGGACGATTTCGGCGCGGGTTTCTGCAACTTCCGCTACCTCAAGGTCCTGCCGATCGATTGCATAAAGCTCGATCGCTCGATGCTCGACGGGGTGTTGGACGACGAGCGCGACCGGGCGGTTATCCGCGCGATCATGGCGATGGCCGAAGCGCTCGACCTCCAGGTGCTGGTCGAGGGCGTCGAAACCGAAGAGCAGCGCGAACTCGTGCGCAAGGAAGGGTGCAAATATTATCAGGGGTTCCTGCGCGCCAAACCGATGAGCGCGAGCGCATTTCTCAGCCTGACCTGA